The genomic interval CGCGGATGGGGCCTTCGGGATCCGGGATGAGCGCGACGCCGAGCCCCGCCGCAACGAGCGGGAGCATCGTCTGGATGGTCTCGACGCTCCGGAGCGCGTGCGGCACCACGCCGTGCGACTCGAGGTAGTCGTCGATCGCCTCCGGGAGGCTTGCGAGCGCGGGGGTGCGTCTCGGAACCAGCAGCGGATGCTTCGCGATCTCCACCGCGGAGATGCTCTCTCCCGGGAAGGTGCCGATGGGGGAGAGCGCGACGAGCGGCACCGTTCCCCAGTCGGTCACGCTGAACGATCCCTGCATGCGCTCCGCAACCTGCTCGGGGCGCGAGACGAGGATCGCTGCGGCATCAGCGGTTCCCTGCTGCAGCATGTCGAGCGCCGTCCAGGGCGGCGGATCGATGAGCCGAGCCTCGACGTCCGGGGCGATGCGCGCGAGACCCGCCAGCAGTCGCGGCACGCGCTGCCAGAGGAGCGCGGGCACCGCCGCGATCGTGAGCGTGCCGCGAGTACCGGCGCCGAAGCCGGCGAGTGCACGTTCGGTTTCCTCGACCTCGCCGAAGATGCGGGTCGAGGCGTCGAGCAGGTAGCGCCCCGCGGCGGTCGGCTCGACGCCGCGCGACGTACGGATGAGGAGGGCGACCCCGAGCTGGGCTTCGAGTTTGCCGATCGCGGCGCTCAGCGACGGCTGGGTGAGGTGGAGTCGCTGAGCCGCTGCGGTGAGCGAGCCAGCGTCGACGGCGGTCTGGAAGGCCCTCAGCTGGCGAAGATCGAGGCGGGGTTCGGCCATTCCCCAACCATAGACAGAATCTATGGCTCTGCAAGGAGAATCGGTCTTCCTCAATGGCGGGCCCGTCGCTTGACTGGGCGAAACGTCCTGTTCGAATGGAGTCGACGATGACCTTGCCGGTCTGGAACCAGAACCCGGAATTCGACATCACCCGTGCCAGCCACACGGTGCTGTCCGTGACCGACCTCGCCGCGTCGCGTGATTTCTACCGCGATGTCGTGGGTCTCGTGGTCACCGAGGAGACCTCGGGTGCCGTCTACCTGCGCGGTCTCGAAGAGGCCTGCCACCACAGCCTCGTGCTCGAGGAGGCGAAGGAGGCGCACGCGCTCTTCGTCGGGCTGCGTGTGCGCACCGATGCCGACATCGTCGCCGCCGAGAAGTTCTGCAAGGACAACAACCTCCAGCACCGCCGTGTCGAGCGTCCGTTCCAGGGGGCGACGCTGCAGTTCCGCGACGCCGTCGGCACCCACATCGAGCTCACGAGCGAGATGGAGGTCGTGCCGCGCAAGTACCAGGCGTTCCACGAGTGGGTGGCGGGCGCGCCGCAGCGCATCGACCACTACCAGGTCGTCACGTATGACGTGCAGAAGGCAACCGACTTCTGGTCCCACCTCGGCATGCGCATGTCGGAATACACCGCAGCGGGCGCCGACGACGAGCTGTGGGGTGCCTGGCTCGAGGTCAAGGGCAACACCCACGATCTCGTGTTCACAAATGGCCGCGGCCCGCGCCTGCACCACTTCGCATTCGCGGTGCCGGACGCCTCGGCGATCATTCACGCCGCGGACGTCGCGGGCGCCCTCGGCAAGGGCCAGGAGATCGACCGCGGACCTGGTCGCCACGGCCTCAGCAACGCGCTCTTCCTGTACCTGCGCGACCCCGACCAGCACCGCATCGAGCTCTTCAACTCGCACTACCAGTTCATCGACCTCGAGACGCCGCCCATCCGCTGGGACGTCACCGATCCGCGCCGTGCGCAGCTGTGGGGCATGCCCGCGTCGAAGCGGTGGTTCTTCGAGGCGAGTGAGTTCCCGGAGGAGGCTGTCAACGAGCCGACTCTGTCGGCCAGTCCTCAGACGCTCGAGGACTTCCTCGGCATCCACTGATCTCCTGGGCCCGCAGACGCACCGGGGGGTCGGATGCGGGCCCAGGATCATATACGATCTATCGGAGGACGGCAAAGGAGACGGACACATGACGCAGGAGACGACCGCTCAGGCGATCGCGCAGGCCCGCACGATCATCGCGGTGCACGTGGCCTACGCATCGCGGTCCGACGAGCTCGGCCGTCGTCCGTCGGCGCCGTCGTACTTCCTCAAACCCACGAGCACCCTCGCGGCATCCGGATCCGCCGTCGAGCGTCCCGCGGGCACCGAGCTGCTCGGCTTCGAAGGCGAGATCGCTCTCGTCATCGGCCGCTCAGCGCGACGCGTCTCCGTCGCAGATGCGTGGGAGCACGTGCGCTGGGTCACCGCGGCGAACGACTTCGGGCTCCACGACCTCCGCACCGCAGATGCCGGATCCAATGTCCGCTCGAAGGGCCGCGACGGCTACACGCCGCTCGGCCCGGTTCTGATCGACGCGAGCGCGCTCGAGCCGGACGCCATCCGGGTGCGCACGTGGCGCAACGGCGAACTCGTGCAGGAGGACACCACCGCAGGGCTGCTGTTCCCATTCGCCCAGATCATCGCCGACCTCTCGCAGCACCTCACGCTCGAGGCCGGTGACATCATCCTCACCGGCACCCCCGCGGGCGCCTCCGTGGCGCTCCCGGGTGACACGGTCGAGGTCGAGGTCGACGCGCCCAGCACGCCCGGTGCCCCCACCTCGGGGCGACTTGTCACGAGTGTCGTCGAAGGCGCGGGGGATTTCGATCCCGCTCTCGGATCCCTCCCCGCCGTCGATGACGCGCTGCGCGTCAAGCTCTGGGGATCGCGGGCGGCCGCCGGTCTTCTCGAACCCGTCGCCCTCGACCCCCGCCTCAAAGCCAAGCTGCTCGCAGCACCCACCGCCGGGCTGTCGGCGCAGCTGCGCCGCCGCGGACTCGACGATGTCACGATCGACGGCGTCCGCCCGCTGCATCCGGGCGCCAAGATGGTCGGCGTCGCGCGCACCCTGCGCTTCATCCCCGCCCGCCCCGACCTCTTCGCGAGCCACGGCGGCGGCTACAACGCCCAGAAACGCCTCTTCGACTCCGTCGGACCGGACGAGATCATCGTCATCGAAGCACGCGGCGAATCCGGCTCAGGAACCCTCGGCGACATTCTCGCCATCCGCGCGAACGCCGCAGGTGCCGCGGGCATCGTCACCGACGGCGGCGTGCGCGACGTCGTCGCCGTCACCGAGGTGGGTCTCCCCGTCTACACCCGCGGCCCGCACCCGGCTGTGCTCGGGCGCAGGCACGTGCCGTGGGACACCGACATCACGATCGCCTGCGGGGGCTGCGCCGTGCAACCCGGCGACATCCTCGTGGGCGACGCGGACGGCGTGGTCGTCATCCCGCCGTCGATGGCCCACGAGATCGTCGACGCCGCCCTCGCTCAGGAGGCGGAGGACGCCTGGATCGCCGAGCGCGTCGCCGAAGGCGGCCGCGTCGAGGAGCTGTTCCCCATGAACGCCGCATGGCGGGCGCGCTTCGACGCGGAGCACAGCGCATGACCGCCGAGCTCGACAAGGCGCAGCGCGCGCACCACCACATCCGCGAACGCATCCGGTCGGGCGAGTACCCGCCCGGCAGCCGCCTCGTGCTCTCGACGATCGCCGCCGAGGCTGGCATGAGCGCGGTGCCCGTGCGCGAGGCGATCCGGATGCTGCAGGCGGAGGGGGTCGTCACGTTCGAACACAACGTCGGCGCCCGTGTCGCGCACGTGGATGAGGTCGCGTATCTGCACATCATGCAGTCACTCGCGGTGGTCGAGGGTGCCGCGACGGCGCTCGCCGCGCCCGGGCTGAGTGACGTCGCGCTGGCCGACGCCGACGCTGTCAATGGTGAACTCGCGGCACTGCTCGACCACTTCGATTCCAGCCGCTACGCCGAGCTCAACCGCCGCTTCCACGAGATCCTCACGTCGACCTGCCCCAACCCGGAGCTCGTCGCACTCGCGCGCGCCCAGCACGCGCGCCTCGTCACGGTGCGCGACGACAGCTGCGCGTTCACCCCCGACGGAGCGCGTGAGTCGGTCCTCGAGCACGCGCAGCTGCTCGAGCTCATCCGCACCCACGCCGATGCCCAACGCATCGAACACCACATGCGCGAGCACCGCCTGCGGGCGAGCGGGGCGTTCCTCGCCGGTCGCACCCCCGAATCCCAGAAGGAGATCTCTGATGCTTTCTGAGCAGACGATCCGCGAGATCGCCGACGAACTCGCAGCCGCCGAGGAAGCTCGCACCATGGTGCCGCTGCTCACGGCGCGCTATCACGGCATGACTGTCGAGGACTCCTACGCCGTGCAGAACGAATGGCGCCGACGAGGCGTCGCCGCCGGCCGCCGCCTCGTCGGCCGCAAGATCGGCCTCACGAGCAAGGTCATGCAGGTGGCCACCGGCATCACCGAGCCCGACTACGGCGCGATCTTCGCCGACATGGTCTACGAGAACGGCTCCGTCATCGAGCACGGCCGCTTCTCGAACGTGCGCATCGAGGTCGAGCTCGCGTTCGTGCTCGGCCAGGACCTCGAGGGCCCGGAGGTCACGGTCTTCGATGTCATGCGCGCGACCGAGTACGTCGTCCCCGCGCTCGAGATCCTGTCGAGCCGCATCGAGATGCAGGGCCGCACGATCGTCGACACCATCAGCGACAACGCCGCGATGGGCGCCATGGTCTACGGAGGGCAGCCGTTCACGCCGTCCGACGTCGACCTCCGCTGGATCAGCGCGCTGCTCTACCGCAACGAGACCATCGAGGAGACGGGCGTCGCCGCGGGCGTTCTCAACAATCCGGCATCGGGGGTCGCATGGCTCGCGAACAAGCTCGCCGCCCACGGTGACACGCTGAAGGCGGGCGAGATCATCCTCGCCGGCTCGTTCACACGCCCCATGTGGGTGCACCCGGGTGACACCGTGCTCGCCGACTTCGGACCCCGGGGGACCATCTCATGCCGCTTCGTCTAGACCCCACCTTCCGTGACCATCTCGCCGAAGCCGACCGCCCGCTCGCGGGGGTGTGGGTGTGCAGCGGCTCGGCGCTCGTCGCCGAGATCGTCGCGGGCGGCGGTGTCGACTGGCTGCTCATCGACATGGAGCACTCGCCCAACGGCCTCGAGTCGGTGCTCGCGCAGCTGCAGGCCGTCGCGGCGTACCCCGCTGCGCCGCTCGTGCGCGTGCCGGTGGGCGATGTCGTCGTCCTCAAGCAGGTGCTGGATCTCGGCGCGCAGAACATCCTCGTACCGATGGTGAACACGGCGGAGGAGGCACGCGCCGTGGTCGAGGCGGTGCGCTACCCGCCGCGTGGACGCCGTGGCGTCGGCTCGGCGCTCGCGCGCTCGGCCCGCTGGAACCGTGTCGATGACTACCTTGTGAACGCCGACGCCTACACGAGCGTTTTCGTGCAGGTCGAGACTGCAGAGGCCGTCGAGAGCGCGGGCGAGATCGCCGCGGTCGACGGCGTCGACGGCGTATTCGTCGGGCCGAGTGACCTCGCGGCCTCGATGGGGCACCTCGGGCAGCAAGGGCATCCGGAGGTTGTGGCGGCTGTGCAGCGCGCGTTCGGTGCCGTCCGCGCTGCCGGCAAGCCGGTGGGTGTGAACGCCTTCGATTCAGCCGCGGCACGCGCCTACGCCGACGCCGGTGCGTCGTTCGTGCTCGTCGCGGCCGACGTCGCCGTGCTCGCGCGCGCCGCCGAGAGGGTGGCCGCCGACTGGGGACAGGCCGCGGCAGTCGACCGCGCCTCGTACTGAGAGGACGCCATGCGCCCCACAGATCTCGACGCCGGACGCTTTGCCCGCACAGGCGGACGCAATCGCTTCACCGCGCGTCAGGCTCACGTTGCCGACGTCCGTCGGCTCGGTGACGACGTCGTTCGCGTGACAGTCACCGGGCCCGATTTCGCCGACTTCCCCGAGCCGGGACCTGCCGATCACGTGCGCCTCTTCTTCCCGCGCGAGGATGACGGTGTGCTCGTCGCCCCGCGCGCGGTCGGCGCTGCCGAAGACGGCATCATCCGCCCCGACGAGCCCGTGATCTCGCGCGACTTCACCCCGGCGGGGGTGAGGCGCAGCGCCGCGGGTGTGGAACTCGACCTCGATTTCCTGCTGCACCCCGATCCCGGCCCCGCCGCGCGTTGGGCAGCTCGTGCCGAAGAGGGCGACGAGATCGTCGTCGTCGGGCCTCGCGGATCGAAGCACGCGCCGCCCGGGGCCGACGGGTTCGTCCTCATCGTCGACGGCACAGCCCTTCCGAGCGCCGCCCAGTGGATCCGAGCGGCTGACGAGCGCCCCACCACCGTGCTTGTCAGCGACCCGGCCTCCATTGCACAGGCGCACGTGTATTTCGACGCGGTCGGTGTGACCCCTACCCGCATCGATCAGCACGACGGCACGGGCGCGGATCTGGTCATCGGCGACGGCGATTTCGTCTTCGCCGCCGGAGAGGCGAATTCGCTCATCCCGATCCGCGCGGCCCTGCGCGCGCAGGCGCTGCCGCCTGCGCAGTTCGCGGTGTCCGGCTATTGGAGACGTGGTGTCGTCGCCTTCGACCATCACGCCCCGCTCGACCCCGCCCACCCCGACGACTGAGTCGGCGACCCCACCCCTGAGGAGTTCAGATGCACACCGAACGCGAGAACGCTCTGCTGGCGAGCGTGCCGACCGGGCTGTTCGTCGACGGTGTGTGGCGCCCGGGATCGGGCGGGCGCACGATCGACGTCGTCGACCCGGCGACAGGTGGGCGCATCGCGCAGATCGCCGACGCGACGCCCGAGGACGGCATCGCCGCCCTCGATGCCGCCGACCGTGCCTTCTCGAACTGGGCGGCGACCCCCGCGCGCCGACGTGGCGAGATCCTGCGCCGTGCCTTCGACCTGCTCCAGGAGCGCGCCGACGACTTCGCGCTGCTGATGACCCTCGAGATGGGGAAGCCGCTCGCCGAGGCCCGGGGAGAGGTCACCTACGGCGGCGAGTTCCTGCGCTGGTTCGCCGAGGAGGCCCCGCGACTCGATGGACGATATGGCCCGAACCCGGAGGGCACCGGGCGGATGATCGTCACTCAGCACCCCGTGGGGCCGTGCTTCCTCATCACTCCGTGGAATTTCCCGCTGGCCATGGCGACCCGCAAGATCGCCCCCGCGCTCGCGGCTGGCTGCACGGTCGTCATCAAGCCCGCGACGCTCACCCCGCTCACGACCCTCGCCTTCGCAGCGCTGCTGGAAGAAGCGGGTGTGCCCGCGGGCGTCGTCAACGTCATCACGACCTCGACCTCGAACGCCGTGTGCGAGCCGATCATCCGCGACCCCCGCTTGCGCAAGCTCTCGTTCACCGGATCCACCGCCGTCGGTCAGACCCTGCTCGCGCAGGCCGCGCACGGGGTGCTGCGCACCTCGATGGAGCTCGGCGGCAACGCGCCGTTCGTCATCTTCGAGGACGCGGATCTCGAACTCGCGGTCGAGGGCGCACTGGCGGCGAAGTTCCGCAACATCGGGCAGGCGTGCACCGCCGCCAATCGCTTCTACGTGCATCGCGCGCTCGTGGATGAGTTCACAGCGCGCATCACCGAGCAGGTCGCCGGTTTCCGCGTCGGGCGCGGAACCGCGGACGGTGTGCGCATCGGACCGCTCATCGACGCCAAGGCCGTCGCCAAGGTGCACGAACTCGTCACCGACGCCGTCTCGCGCGGCGCGCGCGTGCTCACAGGCGCAGAGCCCGTCGAGGGCTCCGGAACGTTCTACGCGCCCACCGTGCTCGCCGACGTGCCCGCCGGATCCGACATCCTCCGTGAGGAGATATTCGGCCCCGTGCTCACGATCGTTGCGTTCGACGACGAGGACGAGGCAATCGCCCTCGCCAATGACACCGAGTACGGGCTCGTCTCCTACGTGTACACCCGGGATCTGGCCCGCGGACAGCGCATGATCGACCGGCTGCAGACCGGCATGATGGGCCTCAACGTGGGCGTGGTCTCGAACGCTGCGGCACCGTTCGGAGGGTGGAAGATGTCGGGACTCGGCCGCGAAGGCGGCGCGGAGGGCATCCACGAGTACCTGCAGACGAAGTACACGATGACGCCGTGATGAAGATCGCCGCGAGCGAAGCGGCCGGATACCTCACGGGCGTCGACATCCTCATGGACGGCGGCGTGATCACCGGCCAGCAGGTCGCCAAGGGCAAGTAGCCCGCATCGACGACGGCCCCGGCATCGCGCCGGGGCCGTCGTCATCGGGTGGCGGCGTGGCACTCGCGCGGGCAGGATGGGAGTGCTCGCCCCCCACCACCACAGGAGCACCCGTGCGGCCCGATGAATCCATGCACGACACGCCTCGCGTCGATGTCGCGATCGCCGGGGGCGGTCCTGCGGGTCTCGTCCTGGGGCTGCTGCTGGCTCGCGCCGGGCTGCGTGTCACGGTGTTCGAGAAGCACCGCGACTTCCTGCGCGACTTCCGCGGCGACACCGTGCATCCGAGCACCCTCGACCTTCTCGACGACCTCGGGCTGTTCCCGGCTTTCGACGCCATCCCGCACACGCGCGTCACACGCGTCGGGATGCCGGGGACCGAGGCATCAGGGGACGCGCCGCCTCTCGTCGATTTCGCGCGGCTGCGGGTGCGGCATCCGTACATCGCGATGGTGCCGCAGTGGGACCTGCTCGACCTGCTTGCGGCCGCCGCGGCGGCCGAGCCCGGCTTCGAGCTGCGGATGGCGCATGAGGTGACAGGTCTCGTGACCGTCGGCGACAAGGCGGTGGGCATCGAGTACCGCGGCCCCAACGGCACCGACGTTCTGCTCGCGGAGCTCGTGGTCGCGTGCGACGGTCGGCATTCGGCGATCCGTTCGGCCGCGGCTCTGCCGGCCCGGCGGTTCCGGGTGCCGTTCGACGCCTGGTGGTTCCGCGTCGAGACGGATACGCGTCAGTTCGAAGGGCTTCTTCCCCGCATCGGTCGCGGTTCGGCAGTCATCTGCATCCCCCGCCGCGGCTACCTGCAGATCGCCTACCTCGGTCCGAAGGGCACCGATGCCGAGCTTCGGGAGCGCGGCATCGAGGCGCTGCGTGAGGAGGTCGCTTCGCTCCTCGACGGAATCCCTGTCGGCGCGGAGGAGCTCCCCAGCATGGATGTCGTGAAGCATCTCGATGTGCGGGTCGATCGCCTGCGACGCTGGTGGGCACCCGGACTGCTCTGCATCGGCGACGCCGCCCACGCCATGTCACCCGTCGGAGGCGTCGGCATCAATCTCGCCGTGCAGGATGCAGTCGCGACGGCGCGCATCCTCGCCGAACCGCTTCGGCGCGGGAGCGTCCGCACGCAGGACCTGGCGCGGGTGCAGCGCCGACGCGCGTTCCCCACCCGCGCGACGCAGGCCCTCCAGCGCATTCTCCACGCCCGGCTGATCCGCCCCGTGCTCGCCGGCCGGATCACCGCCGCGCCGAGGGCAGCAGTTCGGCTCATGCGCACATTCCCCGCGCTCGCGGTGGTGCCCGCGCACATCGTCGGGCTGGGGGTTCGACCTGAGCGTGCGCCGGAGTGGGCTCGGCGCGCCAGAATAGAGCCATGACCGACCCTCGCCTCGCCGTCATCGTCCTCGCCGCCGGAGAGGGCACGCGCATGCGATCCCGCCGCGCCAAGGTTCTGCACCCGATCGCCGGGCTCCCGATGCTCGGACACGTGCTCGCCACCGCGGCCCGGCTCGAACCGGCGTACATCGAGGTCGTCGTGCGCCACCAGCGCGACCAGGTCGCCGAGGCGGTGCTCGAGTACTCCGCCGACGCCCGCATCGTCGACCAGGACGACATCCCCGGCACCGGCCGTGCGGTCGAGCTCGCCGTCGAGGCGCTCCCTGCCGACTTCGACGGCGATGTCGTCGTCGTCTCGGGAGATGTTCCGCTGCTCGACGCCGACACGCTCGCCGACCTCATCGCGCAGCACCGCGCCGCCCACGCAGCGGCCACCATCCTCTCCGCCGTGCTCGACGACGCCACCGGCTACGGCCGCATCGTGCGCGACGCCGACGGGGGAGTGGCCCGCATCGTCGAGCACAAGGACGCCGACGACGACGTGCGCGTGATCACCGAGGTCAACTCGGGCAGCTACGTCTTCGCTGCCGCCGCGCTCCGTCAGACGCTCCCGCAGGTGGGCACCGCCAACGCGCAGGGCGAGAAGTACCTCACGGATGTCGTGGGGCTTCTGCGCGCCGCATCCGCTCCCGTCGCCGCCGTGCCCGTCGCCGACGCCTGGCGTGTCGAAGGCGTCAACAACCGGGTGCAGCTCGCCGAGCAGGCCGCCCGACTCAACCAGATGATCGTGCGCGGGCACCAGATGAACGGCGTCAGCATCCAGGATCCGGCCACCACCTGGATCGACCTCACCGTCTCGATCGGCGAAGACACCGTCATCCTGCCGAACACGCGCCTCGCGGGCGCCACCACGATCGACCGCGATGTGACCATCGGTCCCGACACCACGCTCGTCGACTGCGAGATCGGCGAGGGAGCTATCGTGAAGCGCACCGACGCGACGCTCGCCCTGATCGAGGCGTACGCCGAGGTCGGCCCGTTCGCCTACCTCCGCCCCGGCACGATTCTGCGCGGCGGCGGCAAGATCGGCACCTTCGTCGAGACGAAGAACGCCGAGATCGGCCGCGGCTCGAAGGTGCCGCACCTGTCGTACATCGGCGACACGGTCGTCGGTGAGAAGTCGAACATCGGCGCCGGTACCATCACCGCCAACTACGACGGCGTCAATAAGCACCGCACCACCGTCGGCTCCCACGTGCGCACCGGAAGCCACAACGTCTTCGTCGCCCCGGTCACGATCGGGGACGGCGTCTACTCGGGTGCCGGAACCGTCATCCGCAAGGACGTGCCGGCCGGTGCCCTCGCCATGAACGTCGCGCCCCAGCGCAACATCGAAGGCTGGGTGGAGGCGAACCGCGCCGGAACAGCTGCCGCCGAGGCTGCCGCTGCGGCGCGTGAGGCGCAGGACGCGACCGCCACCGAGTAGGGCGCGGATCCGCCTGATCGGGCTGGCCGATCACATGATGCGAACTCCGATGACACGCGCGGACCGCGCACTCATATGCACGCATTAGACTCGGCATAGGCCACGAGCGAGAGCGGGTAGCGGGAACATTGTCCGGCATCAAGATCAGCGGTGAGAAGCGTCTCGTAGTGGTATCCGGTCGGGCGCATCCGCAGCTCGCCGCCGACATCGCCGAGGAGCTCGGCACCGAGCTCGTCGAGACGGAAGCCCGCACCTTCGCCAACGGCGAGATCTACGCGCGATTCGGCGAATCCATTCGCGGATCCGACGTCTTCCTCATCCAGTCGCACTGCTCGCCCATCAACGAGTGGGTCATGGAGCAGCTCATCATGGTCGACGCGGCCAAGCGCGCGAGCGCTAAGCGCATCACCGTGGTTGCCCCGTTCTACCCCTACGCCCGCCAGGACAAGAAGGGTCGCGGCCGCGAGCCGATCTCGGCCCGACTCATCGCCGACCTGTACAAGGCCGCGGGCGCTGACCGCATCATGAGCGTCGACCTGCACGCCGCGCAGATCCAGGGCTTCTTCGACGGCCCCGTCGACCACCTCTTCGCGATGCCGGTGCTGCTCGAGCACTTCCGGAAGAGCGTCGACCCCGAGACTCTCACCGTCGTCAGCCCCGACATGGGTCGGGTGCGCGTCGCCGACATCTGGAGCGACCGCCTCGGCGCCCCGCTCGCCATCATCCACAAGCGCCGTGACCCGCGCGTCGCCAACCAGGTGAGCGTGCACGAGATCGTCGGCCAGGTCGAAGGCCGCGACTGCCTCCTCGTCGACGACCTCATCGACACCGGCCGCACCATCGTGAAGGCCGCCGAAGCTCTCAAGGCGCGCGGTGCCAAGAGCGTCATCGTGGGCGCCACGCACGCCGTCTTCTCCGACCCCGCTGTCGAGATCCTGCAGTCCGACTTCATCGACCAGGTCGTCGTCACCGACACCCTGCCGATCGAGGAGTCGAAGCGCTGGGATCGTCTCACCGTGCTTCCCATCGCGCCGCTGATCGCGCGCGCCATCCACGAGGTGTTCGACGACGGATCCGTGACGTCGATGTTCGACGGCGCGGCCTGATCCGCGGTTCCTGATCCGCGGACCGCTGTTCCCCTGGCCCTGAGCCCGGCCTAGTCTGCTCGTGTGCGCCCAACAGGGTGCCGACGGGAGGATCGGGACGATGGACATGATGGGAATGTCGACGATGATGGGCTCGATGCCCCCCTCGGCGACGGGAGCGGACATGTCGACGATGCAGGAGTGCATCGAGGCGTGTCAGGCGTGTTCGATGGTGGCGACCATGTGCGCCGACGCGTGCGCCGGCATGGACGGCATGGGCCGCTGCAGCTCGATGTGCATGAACATGGCCGACATGGCGACGACAATGATGCAGATGATGCTGCGTCCGATGGCGCACGACATGACGGTGATGCGCTCCATGCTGGAGGCGTGCGTCGTCATGTGCCAGGCCTGCATCGACGAGTGCAGCATGCACGCCGACCACCACGAGCCGTGCCGCATCTGCATGATGGCCTGCGAGAACATGCTCTCGGCGTGCGAGTCGCTGATCGCGAAGCTCGGCTGAATCCGGGACTCAGTCGTTGACACCCGACGCGACGGGCTCGAGCCTCAGGCCTCGAGCACGCGCACGTTGAGCAGCGCACCGCCGATGGAGACCACGCCCGCGACGGGGTGGTAGCCGACAGGTTCGCCCGGGGCGAGCTCGATGCCGAGGTGGTGCCACAGCACCACACGGGTGCCGTCGAGGGTCGTGAGCTCGAGCACGCGCTCATCAGCAGATGCGAACGCGTCCACCCAGCGGCTGGGGGTGCTGCGCGCCACCAGAGCCTGCATGGGGTGGATGCGGTGCCCCGCCCCTGAGCACGCCTCGGCGCACATGAAGGAACCGGCTTCCTGCTGAACGCGTGTCGTGTCGTCCATGGGGTCACCTCGATTCGGGGGCTGCGGATGCGTCGGCGGGTGCGACTGCCCGATCAGGTTACGTGCGCGCTCCCGAGAGCCTTCCGGATCCCGTCACACAGCGAAACAGACCCGCTGAGCGGCGTCACACATCCGTGCCGGGAGTCCCGGGTACGACCTTGATCTCGGGGATGAAGCCGAGGAACTGCAGCTGCGTCTCGGTGCCGTTGAACGCCGTCGCGTAGCAGTACCAGCCCGGGCCCTCGAAGCCGCCGAACTCGAAGCGCGCCTCCGTCATCGCCGCCTGGGATGCCGTCGTGGATGCGACGATCTGGCACGCGAGCTCAGCCGTGCGCGACGCGGTGCCGAGTCCGATGATGATGCCGGGCAGCACAAGGCCGATGATCGCGAGCACCACGACGACGCGCGCGATGCGCTGCATGCGCCGACCGCGCAGCGTTCCCGCTTCGCCCGGAACGTAGCCCGCCAGCTCGGGGTGCTCGTCCGGATCCTCGTGCTCGCGTCGCTCCACCTCTCCAGTCTCCCACCATGCCCGCGCCCTCGCCTGGGCAGCGCGCGTCTGGTGGCGGAGCATCCCGCCCGCGGGTAGCGTCAGAGCATGGCGGCGACAGCGGATGCGCGGCTCCGCGCGCGAATGGGCGACGCGCTCGGAGTGGACGCTGCGGGCATCAACGTGGCGGGTGTCGCGACGCTCGTCTCCCCGTATCCGGTGTCGGATCTCGCCGCAGCGTCGGCGGCGACCGCGGCGGCAGCTGTGCAGTCGCTGCTCGCGGCGCGCGGCATCGAGACGCCGCCCGCGACGGTGCGGCGTGAGCTCGTCGACGCGTGGTTCCGCTCGGGCGTGCGCCCCGTCGGATGGATCGCGCCGAACCCGTGGGATCCGATCGCGGGCGACTACCAGGCCTCCGACGGCTGGATCCGCCTGCACACCAACGCGCCGCACCACCGCGAGGCCGCGCTGCGGGTGCTCGGTGCGGATGCCGAGCGCGGAGCCGTCTCGCGTGCGGTGGCGCTCTGGGAG from Salinibacterium sp. ZJ70 carries:
- a CDS encoding GntR family transcriptional regulator — translated: MTAELDKAQRAHHHIRERIRSGEYPPGSRLVLSTIAAEAGMSAVPVREAIRMLQAEGVVTFEHNVGARVAHVDEVAYLHIMQSLAVVEGAATALAAPGLSDVALADADAVNGELAALLDHFDSSRYAELNRRFHEILTSTCPNPELVALARAQHARLVTVRDDSCAFTPDGARESVLEHAQLLELIRTHADAQRIEHHMREHRLRASGAFLAGRTPESQKEISDAF
- a CDS encoding HpcH/HpaI aldolase/citrate lyase family protein — encoded protein: MPLRLDPTFRDHLAEADRPLAGVWVCSGSALVAEIVAGGGVDWLLIDMEHSPNGLESVLAQLQAVAAYPAAPLVRVPVGDVVVLKQVLDLGAQNILVPMVNTAEEARAVVEAVRYPPRGRRGVGSALARSARWNRVDDYLVNADAYTSVFVQVETAEAVESAGEIAAVDGVDGVFVGPSDLAASMGHLGQQGHPEVVAAVQRAFGAVRAAGKPVGVNAFDSAAARAYADAGASFVLVAADVAVLARAAERVAADWGQAAAVDRASY
- a CDS encoding fumarylacetoacetate hydrolase family protein translates to MTQETTAQAIAQARTIIAVHVAYASRSDELGRRPSAPSYFLKPTSTLAASGSAVERPAGTELLGFEGEIALVIGRSARRVSVADAWEHVRWVTAANDFGLHDLRTADAGSNVRSKGRDGYTPLGPVLIDASALEPDAIRVRTWRNGELVQEDTTAGLLFPFAQIIADLSQHLTLEAGDIILTGTPAGASVALPGDTVEVEVDAPSTPGAPTSGRLVTSVVEGAGDFDPALGSLPAVDDALRVKLWGSRAAAGLLEPVALDPRLKAKLLAAPTAGLSAQLRRRGLDDVTIDGVRPLHPGAKMVGVARTLRFIPARPDLFASHGGGYNAQKRLFDSVGPDEIIVIEARGESGSGTLGDILAIRANAAGAAGIVTDGGVRDVVAVTEVGLPVYTRGPHPAVLGRRHVPWDTDITIACGGCAVQPGDILVGDADGVVVIPPSMAHEIVDAALAQEAEDAWIAERVAEGGRVEELFPMNAAWRARFDAEHSA
- a CDS encoding LysR family transcriptional regulator → MAEPRLDLRQLRAFQTAVDAGSLTAAAQRLHLTQPSLSAAIGKLEAQLGVALLIRTSRGVEPTAAGRYLLDASTRIFGEVEETERALAGFGAGTRGTLTIAAVPALLWQRVPRLLAGLARIAPDVEARLIDPPPWTALDMLQQGTADAAAILVSRPEQVAERMQGSFSVTDWGTVPLVALSPIGTFPGESISAVEIAKHPLLVPRRTPALASLPEAIDDYLESHGVVPHALRSVETIQTMLPLVAAGLGVALIPDPEGPIRGGVDLHRLAPPPDPLRALVVTRAGERRSASLSRLLEVVEETADGWTAVSSE
- the hpaH gene encoding 2-oxo-hept-4-ene-1,7-dioate hydratase, translated to MLSEQTIREIADELAAAEEARTMVPLLTARYHGMTVEDSYAVQNEWRRRGVAAGRRLVGRKIGLTSKVMQVATGITEPDYGAIFADMVYENGSVIEHGRFSNVRIEVELAFVLGQDLEGPEVTVFDVMRATEYVVPALEILSSRIEMQGRTIVDTISDNAAMGAMVYGGQPFTPSDVDLRWISALLYRNETIEETGVAAGVLNNPASGVAWLANKLAAHGDTLKAGEIILAGSFTRPMWVHPGDTVLADFGPRGTISCRFV
- the hpaD gene encoding 3,4-dihydroxyphenylacetate 2,3-dioxygenase, which translates into the protein MTLPVWNQNPEFDITRASHTVLSVTDLAASRDFYRDVVGLVVTEETSGAVYLRGLEEACHHSLVLEEAKEAHALFVGLRVRTDADIVAAEKFCKDNNLQHRRVERPFQGATLQFRDAVGTHIELTSEMEVVPRKYQAFHEWVAGAPQRIDHYQVVTYDVQKATDFWSHLGMRMSEYTAAGADDELWGAWLEVKGNTHDLVFTNGRGPRLHHFAFAVPDASAIIHAADVAGALGKGQEIDRGPGRHGLSNALFLYLRDPDQHRIELFNSHYQFIDLETPPIRWDVTDPRRAQLWGMPASKRWFFEASEFPEEAVNEPTLSASPQTLEDFLGIH